TCGATACGGTATCAGCGCCCTGGATGAAATGCAGAATCGCCACAGCACTATCCAGCTGAACCACAGTATCGAACTGAGTGACAGTTTTACCCTGCATACCCAGGCTTACTACAACAAGTTTAAACGCGACTGGTTTAAGGTCAGCGAGGGTGACTTGATAGATGCTGTTAATACCGGCGGCAGTGTTGATGGAGTTTTAGACCCTCAAGCGGTTTTGGATGGTACTGAAGATTACACCTTCGGTGTTAAGCACAACAATCGTGAGTACGAGGCCAAGGGCCTGCAGATCAGTGCCGATTGGCGCTTTAATACTGCTTCCGTTAGTCATGAGCTGTCCTTTGGAGTGCGCCAGCATCGAGATGAGGTGGATAGATTCCAGCCTGTGGAAAACTATGAGCAGGTTGATGGCAAATTGGTGTATCTGAGCACAGATATTCCCGATACCGCTGAAGAAAGCAGCAATAACCGTGTTGAAGAAGCGGATGCAACTTCGTTCTTTATCTACGACGATATCCAGCTGAACGATAAGCTGACTCTCACTGCTGTTCTTCGCTACGAGGATATAGAGACCGAGCAGCAGCGTTATAACGACGCCGAGCGTACCGAGAAGGGCAGTTATCGCACCAATCAGGTGGATGAATGGCTGCCAGGTTTGGGACTTGTTTACCAGGCAAGCGAACAGTGGAGCCTGCTGGCAGGTGTGCACCGTGGCTTCGCCCCTCCCGGCGCAGGTGCAGCCGATGGCCAGGGGCCGGAGTTATCCACAAACTATGAATGGGGTGCTCGCTTCGATAACGGCAGCCTGAATGCTGAGTTGATCGCCTTCTACAGTGACTATGAAAATGCTGTGCAAAACTGCTCGGTGGCGGTGAAATGTCCCAATGGTGCCGAGAGTGGTACCTACCAGTTGGGTGAAGCAGAAATCAAAGGGCTGGAAGCTACGTTTGGAAGTGAGTGGGTGCTCACAAACGGTTGGATACTACCGGTGCGGGCAACCTATACCTTTACTGATGCAGAAATCAGTGAAGATAGTGACGGTAATGACCTGCTTGCCGGCGATAATCTCGAATATCTGCCGGAAAATGTTTTTGCCGTATCCGCCGGCCTCGACAGCGGTGCAGCCTGGCGTTTAAACCTGACCGCGGCTTACCAGGACGAGATGTGTGTGAATACCGGTTGTAACCGGGGGAATACCGATAAATTCGATTACACAGAGTCTCTGTGGGTTGTGGATGCCGCTGCGCACTACGATTTCAGCGCAGACCTGACCGGTTACCTGAAAGTGGATAACCTGTTTGATGAGCAGGTGATTATCAGCCGCAGTCCCGATGGTGCCCGCGCCAACCGGCCGCGCACCGCCACACTGGGTATGAAATACGTTTTCTAATCCCACAGAGTGACAGAGCACTCAATTAGAAACCCCGGCTTTCGCCGGGGTTTCTTTTATAGCGAATAAGTGCACGCTACCAGCGGCTGCCGCCCAAATGGGCAAAGTGGGCCTTGAGGTAGTTGGTCTCAGGAATTGCCGGATGTATTGGATGGTCTGCGCCCTGGCCACCGCTGGCGAGTATTGAAGCTCTACGACCCAATCGGTGCGCAGCACCGCGTATACAATCGAGCAGTTCTTCCGATTGAAGATGCATAGAACAGGAAGCACTTACTAACAAGCCGTCCTCCGACAATAAACGCATAGCCAGTTCGTTTATGTGGCGGTAAGCGGCAAGGCCGGCTTTGTGATCTTTGCGTCTTTTAATAAACGCGGGGGGGTCTAGCACTATGACATCAAACTTCTCGCCCTCGGCCATCATGGCCTTCAGAACCTCCAGCGCCTTACCTTGCACCGTATCCAGTCTGTCGGCAAAACCGTTGTGCTGTGCATTCAATTGACACCAGTCCAGGGCCTGCTGCGAGGCATCTACACAAACTGCGTGACTGGCGTCGTTGGCCAGAGCCTGGATTCCCCAGCCGCCCGCATAGGAGAAGAGGTCCAACACACGCTTCCCCCGTACCCAGCGGTTTAACAGGCGGCGGTTTTCGCGGTGATCGTAGAACCAACCGGTTTTTTGCCCCTGGTGAACTGGCGCCAAAAGCGGAACGCCATTTTCCTCAAAGGGCACTAGTTCTGGTACTTCTCCGTAAGCAATCTGGTTAATGAGGGGCATATCCTCAACTGCACGGCCTTGGTGATCATTGCGCAGTAAAATTCCTGTAGGTTGAGTCAGCTCGATTAACTTATCCACAACCACCTGTTGGTAGCGATCCATGCCCCAGTTGCTGACTTGTACGACTAGATGATCGTTAAAGCGATCAACTACCAGCCCCGGTAGGGCATCGGAATCTCCGTAAACCATACGGTAGCTGGGGTGGTCGAAGTAGCGTTGCCGCTGTAGCAATGCGGTTTGCAAGCGCTCACCAATGTCGTCTTCGGAAAAATTGTCCTTGCGGCTCAATAGGCGGGCGCAGATTAATTGGCTGGGGTTGACCCAGGCTGTGCCCAGAAGTTTACCCTGACTATCCAGAACCTGGCACTGGCTCCCCGCTTCCAAGCCTTTCAGCGGGGAGCGCTTGGTGTCCACCTCATTACTGTATATCCACAGGTGGCCGCGCTTTAAACGGCGCTCTGCGCCGCGATTCAATATTAATTCCGCCAATTGGGGTCTCCGTAAGCTGGGGTGATTCGCGGAGGCAATTGTGCTTGGCTCGGGGGATAGGTCAAGGATTTCGAGTCTTTGTGGATAAACAGGATCGATGTGCAGTGATCAAAGAGCAAAGTACGAGTAAAAGTGTGAATAACTAGCTACTGGGTCATCTTGTGGATAACCCACAGGAATTCAGATATTAAGTAAGCAGAGTAGCTCACTAAGGATGTGAGCACTTACAAACATAATGTATTCTCGACAATAAATGTAGTCACAACCTCTGCAGGAGGAGGGGTATTTAGCAGAAATGGTTGGTAAAGTGCGAATTAATCGGCAGAATTTACCGCCAAGATAAAATTGTGCCTTGTTGGCGTTGTGGAAAACTCTATCAATGAAATTGACTCAGGACCAGTCTATTCAAATTGCCATGTTTATCTATCCGGGCGCTTCCAGCTTGGATGTGACTGGGCCACTGGAGGTTTTTGCTCTGGCCAATCATCTCCTCCGTGAGGAGGGGCGTTACCCTTCTGACTTTTACAAAATCCAGTTATTGGCTGAAGAATCCGGGCTGGTACAGATGGGCACGGGTGTAAAGCTGTATGCGGATTGTGGATATCGTGAGGTGAAAGATATCCACACCCTGTTGATGAGTGGTGGGCCGCCTGGAAGTTCTAAAGCCCTCTATTCCCAAACAGACATTCTCGACTGGCTGTGTGAACAAAAACAGGTGGTTAAACGGATGGGCTCAATTTGTAATGGTGCTTTGATTTTGGCTAAGGCTGGGGTGCTGGCTGGTCATAAAGCAACTACCCATTGGGCAAATGTGGATGAGCTACGGCAGTTTGCCGATATTGAAGTAGACCCTGATGCAATTTATGTATGTGATGATCATATTTATACCTCGGCCGGTATTACCGCAGGTATTGATCTCGCTCTGGCGTTAGTCGAGGAAGATCACGGGCGTAGTTTGGCACTGGCAATCGCCAAACTAATGGTCCTCTATCTCAAGCGGGATGGCGGCCAGCGGCAATACAGCAGCCACTTGATGAATCAGCAACAGAGTGATCGCTTTGCCAGGCTTGTGGAGTGGATTTACCAAAATTTGAATCAGTCTCTCACAGTAGAAAAATTGGCACAGGAATCTGCTATGAGTCCCCGTAATTTTTCTCGCTGCTTTCTCAAGGAGCTGGGAGTGACCCCAGCGCGCTTTGTCGAAAATATCCGTGTGGAAAAAGCCTGCCAATTATTGTCTGAACAAAACCTGTCGCAAGAAAAAATAGCCTGCCTCTGTGGCTTTCAATCCCAGGAGCAATTGAGACGCACGTTTCGAAGACATAAAGGCATACTTCCCAGTGAGTTTCGTCGGCGTTTTCATTAAATAAAACTACAAAGGCAAACTCATAATCCATCGTGAAATAATATTATTTTGTGTTCGGCTGTGTTCAATTGAGAATTAAATGAATTATTGGCCTTTTGATAATTTTTTAATTCTCCTGAATGACTGCTTTTTCAACTAAAAAAGATGAATAGTTACAGTATGGGAAAAACACTTTCTTAGATTGCTCCCCAATTAAAATGTCAGAATTCGTCGTAAGTGTGTCTCTTGTTCCAATAGCTGCAATGTAATAATTCTAGGTTCAAAATTTTTAGGTACGTGTTAACCGTTAGATCTCACAGATATGGCTTAGGGGCTAAATAGATAGATCAGATGAAAAATAAAAAGTTTGTGTTGGGTATCTTTGCCCTGCTGTCTTGTATTGGCTATTTGCTCTGGCCGGTTTATCAATTTTATGCCTGGTCTCTGGATTCGTTACCACTTAGTCCATTTGGTTGGCAGGCGTTAGCCACCGAGGCACCATCGACACAAAAGCTTTACCAAAAAGAGCTGCAACCGGCAGCAGATCAGTCGCTTAAAGCCATTGAAAAGCATCGCCAGAAGATTGGTTCTCCTGCAATTTCTGCTGCAGTCTCGGCTTGTGGCAAGCTTGTTTGGGCTGGCGCATCTGGATGGGCAGATTTGGAAGAGCAAATACCTGTTACCACTGAGACACGTTTTCGTATCGGCAGTACCTCTAAGGCTCTGACTGGAACAGCTCTGGCGCGCTTGGCACAGAAGGGAAGTGTTGACCTTGACAGTTCAATATCAAACTACCTAGAAGCATTGCCCAACCCGGAATGGGCAGAGATAACTCCACGCCAGTTGGCCTCTCATATGTCGGGTTTACCACATTATAAGAAGAATTCTGATTGGCTTGGTTTGTATAAGACACTGGAACTGGACACTCATTACGACAGTATGTATCAGGCCCTGGAAATTTTTGACAATAGTGAATTGTTATTCCAACCAGGCACAAATTTTTATTACAGCACCTTGGGCACTGTTCTTCTGGGAGCAGTTCTGGCTGGTTCAGAGCAAAAAAGCTATTTGAATGTGATGGAAGACGAAGTCTTTATTCCTGCCGGAATGAAAAATACTGAGGTCTCTCCATTAAATGGCAATATGGAAAGAAATATTGCCCGTTTCTATAAAAGTAATGGTTTAAGCGGGGATGAACTTCGCCTGCGTGAATGGCGACCGGTGGATTTAAGTCATCGTCTGCCGGGAGGTGGTTTTATTTCCACACCCACTGACCTGGTAAAGCTTGGTGCACACTATCTCGACGACAACTTTTTAGCTGCTGAAACCCGGGAAGTTTTTTGGTCCCCACAAAAGCTTGCTAATGGAGAGGTCAATAAGCAGCACTATGCGTTGGGTTGGCGGTACCGAGAACAAGAAATTCCATCTGTGGGAATAGTGCGTCATGCTAATCATGGTGGTGTCAGCCGCGGCAGTCAAAGCTGGTTGATGATTATGCCGGATCACAACCTGTCAGTGGCAGTAAATATCAATCGTAAAACAAAAGCTTTTTGGGATTTTGGTCGTATCTCAATGGATATTGCTAAAGCTTTTATTCGGCAACAGGGTAAATTAGGTTGTAAATAAAAAAACCGGCCAAGACCAATAGCTCGGCCGGTTTCTAAAAATACCCCCTCTCTGTCAATCATTGGAGGGAATGGCTTTCTATTGGGTATTCACCATAACTTCGGTTTCGGCAAATACGGTCTCACCGTTACCGTGGCTGAGAATTCCCAAGGCTCGGGTACCAGGGGAGATATCCTGCCACTCCAGATTGATAGTGCCACTACTATTTATTTGTGCCTGCGGCGGAGCTGTGAGCTGGGTATTGCCGTTGTCTCCACTCAGGTTAAAGTTAAATAGGGTAAATGGCGTAGGGCCCTCCGCAGAGGCGTAGTCCACTACGAATACTGCATACTGACCTGCGGAGGGATTGACCAAATCGACAGATTCAGCGGAAGTCGGTGAACCGCTGGTGCCCACCTCTGGGAAGTCGGGGCCGGGGCCGTAGACTTGTAAATCCAAGTCGTCGCTGCCACTACCATCGCCCACATCCGCATCAAATAAGGCTACGCGGGCAAGCTTTGTACCCTCCGGAATATCGAAGAAAATCAGCTGGTTTTCTCCATCCTCAACGCTACCAGGGAAAGGTACGCCTTCCGCTAAGCCGTTGATATCCACTTGATAGTTGCCGTTATAACCAAATTGTACGGGCAGGTTTACTGCACCATCGCTGCCATCGACACTGATCTTCTGAGTTGTGGATAGTGGAACCGGGCGTACAGCGATAGGACTGCGTACTTCCTGGCGTAAACCAACAGATTTCCAGCTTAATTCGCCAAATACCCACTCGTTCATGGCCGCTTCTTCGGTAACCGTAAAGGTAACTTCAAACTCGGCGCTATCTCCCTCTCTAAGGCGTAGGGTTTTAGGGTTAACACTGACCTCGACACCTGCGGGTGCCTCTACAGAAGCCCAATACCATCTCTGGCCGCGGCCGACGCTGGTGACACGGCGCTTGATGGTTTGGGTGCCAACCAATTCACCGATGCCGATT
The DNA window shown above is from Microbulbifer variabilis and carries:
- a CDS encoding TonB-dependent receptor family protein; its protein translation is MKRFFLSPMAFALAVAVAAPSLAEERLESVSVIGNSDSVSKLPGSAHLVDAEELAKFEFVDINRMMRSVPGVYILEEDGYGLRPNIGIRGAQGGRSAKISLMEDGVLVAPAPYSAPEAYYFPSAGRMDAIEVVKGPASLQYGPFTVGGAVNMLSTPIPTSSQGMVQLEAGEYGETRVHAHYGTSTENTGWLLETQQQYADGFREIDRSGSADIAKEDYLLKGRLQSNADATYRQQLDIKLQYSEEESGMSYLGLTDADFKKDPNRRYGISALDEMQNRHSTIQLNHSIELSDSFTLHTQAYYNKFKRDWFKVSEGDLIDAVNTGGSVDGVLDPQAVLDGTEDYTFGVKHNNREYEAKGLQISADWRFNTASVSHELSFGVRQHRDEVDRFQPVENYEQVDGKLVYLSTDIPDTAEESSNNRVEEADATSFFIYDDIQLNDKLTLTAVLRYEDIETEQQRYNDAERTEKGSYRTNQVDEWLPGLGLVYQASEQWSLLAGVHRGFAPPGAGAADGQGPELSTNYEWGARFDNGSLNAELIAFYSDYENAVQNCSVAVKCPNGAESGTYQLGEAEIKGLEATFGSEWVLTNGWILPVRATYTFTDAEISEDSDGNDLLAGDNLEYLPENVFAVSAGLDSGAAWRLNLTAAYQDEMCVNTGCNRGNTDKFDYTESLWVVDAAAHYDFSADLTGYLKVDNLFDEQVIISRSPDGARANRPRTATLGMKYVF
- a CDS encoding class I SAM-dependent rRNA methyltransferase yields the protein MAELILNRGAERRLKRGHLWIYSNEVDTKRSPLKGLEAGSQCQVLDSQGKLLGTAWVNPSQLICARLLSRKDNFSEDDIGERLQTALLQRQRYFDHPSYRMVYGDSDALPGLVVDRFNDHLVVQVSNWGMDRYQQVVVDKLIELTQPTGILLRNDHQGRAVEDMPLINQIAYGEVPELVPFEENGVPLLAPVHQGQKTGWFYDHRENRRLLNRWVRGKRVLDLFSYAGGWGIQALANDASHAVCVDASQQALDWCQLNAQHNGFADRLDTVQGKALEVLKAMMAEGEKFDVIVLDPPAFIKRRKDHKAGLAAYRHINELAMRLLSEDGLLVSASCSMHLQSEELLDCIRGAAHRLGRRASILASGGQGADHPIHPAIPETNYLKAHFAHLGGSRW
- a CDS encoding GlxA family transcriptional regulator; the protein is MKLTQDQSIQIAMFIYPGASSLDVTGPLEVFALANHLLREEGRYPSDFYKIQLLAEESGLVQMGTGVKLYADCGYREVKDIHTLLMSGGPPGSSKALYSQTDILDWLCEQKQVVKRMGSICNGALILAKAGVLAGHKATTHWANVDELRQFADIEVDPDAIYVCDDHIYTSAGITAGIDLALALVEEDHGRSLALAIAKLMVLYLKRDGGQRQYSSHLMNQQQSDRFARLVEWIYQNLNQSLTVEKLAQESAMSPRNFSRCFLKELGVTPARFVENIRVEKACQLLSEQNLSQEKIACLCGFQSQEQLRRTFRRHKGILPSEFRRRFH
- a CDS encoding serine hydrolase domain-containing protein; the protein is MKNKKFVLGIFALLSCIGYLLWPVYQFYAWSLDSLPLSPFGWQALATEAPSTQKLYQKELQPAADQSLKAIEKHRQKIGSPAISAAVSACGKLVWAGASGWADLEEQIPVTTETRFRIGSTSKALTGTALARLAQKGSVDLDSSISNYLEALPNPEWAEITPRQLASHMSGLPHYKKNSDWLGLYKTLELDTHYDSMYQALEIFDNSELLFQPGTNFYYSTLGTVLLGAVLAGSEQKSYLNVMEDEVFIPAGMKNTEVSPLNGNMERNIARFYKSNGLSGDELRLREWRPVDLSHRLPGGGFISTPTDLVKLGAHYLDDNFLAAETREVFWSPQKLANGEVNKQHYALGWRYREQEIPSVGIVRHANHGGVSRGSQSWLMIMPDHNLSVAVNINRKTKAFWDFGRISMDIAKAFIRQQGKLGCK